A region of Subdoligranulum variabile DNA encodes the following proteins:
- a CDS encoding MptD family putative ECF transporter S component, whose amino-acid sequence MSEVSTDKKLKGKDLITIGIFSAIYFVINFAFMLLGGIHPVLWMLMPGFIAAFAGIPFMLMVAKVQKLGAVFLMGLITALIYFVTGQFTLVILISMASTCILAEVVRAVTKYNSFKGNSIAYVIFSLGMVGSPLPIWLFKADFLAQITEQGMPADYVAAVEALSSNAMLIVLFVAPIIGGIIGAFIARGLFKKHFVKAGIV is encoded by the coding sequence ATGTCTGAAGTGAGTACGGACAAAAAACTGAAAGGAAAAGACCTCATTACAATCGGTATCTTTTCCGCAATCTACTTTGTCATCAACTTTGCCTTCATGCTTCTGGGAGGGATTCACCCTGTTCTTTGGATGCTGATGCCCGGCTTCATTGCTGCGTTTGCAGGCATTCCTTTTATGCTGATGGTCGCAAAGGTTCAAAAACTGGGTGCAGTTTTCCTGATGGGGCTTATCACTGCTCTTATCTATTTTGTCACTGGACAATTTACCCTGGTAATTCTGATCTCGATGGCTTCTACCTGTATTTTGGCCGAAGTTGTCCGAGCTGTGACTAAGTATAACAGCTTCAAGGGAAATTCGATTGCCTATGTGATTTTTTCGCTGGGAATGGTTGGTTCTCCCCTTCCCATCTGGTTGTTTAAGGCCGATTTCCTGGCGCAGATTACAGAACAGGGAATGCCCGCTGATTATGTTGCGGCAGTTGAAGCTCTGTCGTCCAATGCAATGTTAATCGTTCTGTTTGTTGCTCCAATCATCGGTGGTATCATCGGTGCATTTATTGCCAGAGGTTTGTTCAAAAAGCACTTTGTAAAGGCAGGAATTGTGTGA
- a CDS encoding energy-coupling factor transporter transmembrane component T codes for MNGAGKKHTLRFDPRTELLLLVLANIVAFTQHSVWVEITWVVFLLLLIVACGCQKSAGKLAIAFGICLALQYYVFPNGPKILASSFTIIVSYARKIFPCLIVGTMVLQKTPVRELMVALRKWHIPQGLIIPLSVTVRYFPALKEETSYIRDAMKLRNIHGVQKIECLLVPTMISATTTAEELSAAAVTRGIENPAPKTSMIEMKFGVQDFLCLAAGVVFCVISITVG; via the coding sequence ATGAATGGGGCGGGCAAAAAACATACATTAAGGTTCGATCCACGGACGGAATTGCTTTTGCTGGTGCTGGCAAATATTGTGGCCTTTACCCAGCACTCCGTATGGGTCGAAATTACATGGGTTGTTTTTCTGCTCCTGCTGATTGTTGCCTGCGGGTGCCAAAAATCCGCAGGCAAACTGGCAATCGCATTTGGGATTTGTCTGGCGCTGCAATACTATGTATTCCCAAACGGGCCAAAAATTTTAGCCAGCAGCTTCACGATCATCGTATCGTATGCAAGAAAGATTTTCCCTTGTTTGATTGTCGGTACGATGGTTTTACAGAAAACGCCCGTCCGGGAATTGATGGTTGCCCTTCGGAAATGGCATATCCCGCAGGGACTGATTATTCCTTTGTCTGTAACCGTCCGGTATTTTCCGGCCTTGAAAGAAGAAACCAGCTATATCCGGGATGCCATGAAGCTCCGTAATATTCATGGGGTACAAAAAATTGAGTGCTTATTGGTGCCGACCATGATCTCTGCAACAACGACAGCGGAAGAATTGTCCGCAGCCGCTGTTACGCGGGGCATTGAAAATCCTGCGCCAAAGACCAGCATGATTGAAATGAAGTTCGGCGTGCAGGACTTTTTATGTTTGGCGGCAGGTGTGGTTTTCTGTGTGATTTCAATTACAGTGGGATAA
- a CDS encoding ABC transporter ATP-binding protein, with protein sequence MFHVIQIQDVSFEYEKEQGTLSHIDLNIQQGECVVLTGESGCGKTTVTKLINGLIPHFVEGGTLSGRAIVNGMEVPKTEMYRLAEQVGSVFQNPKSQFFNIDSDSEITFGLENAGVEPKKIKERYEATVSALKIQSLLGRNIFSMSGGEKQSLAFASVYAMNPSIFVLDEPTANLDADAIDTLRQQIIQIKKEGRTVVIAEHRLYFLMDLIDRAIFIQKGKIVQIFSGDEFRNLSDEQRISMGLRSLVHPVLELPPADPPGAQEGLSVENLSCAFDKQPVFSGLGFSAKRGEVLGIVGHNGAGKTTMTRCLCGLLKEVNGTVRLDGQTLKAKQRNKASFCVMQDVNHQLFSDSVWNECELAQPDCPPERIEEILRSFDLLDFKDRHPMALSGGQKQRLAVATAILSDKDVLVFDEPTSGLDYHRMLEVSDMIRKLNDENKVIIIVSHDFEFLGRTCDKIFNMEGCSKETPCGCNWRA encoded by the coding sequence GTGTTCCATGTGATCCAAATTCAGGATGTATCGTTTGAATATGAGAAAGAGCAGGGAACGCTTTCCCATATTGATTTGAATATCCAACAGGGAGAATGCGTTGTCCTTACAGGGGAGTCGGGCTGTGGCAAAACAACAGTGACAAAACTGATTAACGGCTTAATTCCTCATTTTGTCGAGGGCGGCACTTTATCTGGCCGGGCGATTGTAAACGGTATGGAAGTGCCGAAAACAGAAATGTACCGTCTGGCAGAGCAGGTTGGATCTGTGTTCCAAAATCCGAAATCTCAGTTTTTCAATATTGACTCGGACAGCGAAATCACTTTCGGTCTGGAAAATGCGGGTGTCGAACCAAAGAAAATCAAAGAGCGATATGAGGCCACTGTTTCCGCCCTGAAAATTCAATCGCTTTTGGGAAGGAACATTTTTTCCATGTCTGGCGGAGAAAAACAAAGTCTTGCGTTTGCCTCTGTATATGCCATGAACCCATCTATTTTTGTACTGGACGAGCCGACGGCAAATCTGGATGCTGACGCGATTGACACCTTACGCCAGCAGATTATCCAGATCAAAAAAGAAGGACGGACGGTTGTTATTGCCGAACACCGCCTGTATTTCCTGATGGACCTGATTGACCGCGCAATCTTCATTCAAAAGGGGAAAATCGTTCAGATATTTTCCGGGGATGAGTTTCGTAATCTTTCAGATGAGCAGCGTATCAGTATGGGGCTTAGAAGTCTTGTCCATCCTGTGCTGGAGCTGCCTCCCGCCGATCCGCCAGGAGCGCAGGAAGGCTTATCCGTAGAAAATCTTTCCTGTGCCTTTGATAAGCAGCCGGTATTCAGCGGCCTCGGCTTTTCTGCAAAACGGGGTGAAGTGTTGGGGATTGTCGGTCATAACGGCGCAGGAAAAACGACGATGACACGCTGCCTGTGCGGGCTTTTGAAAGAAGTGAATGGAACGGTCCGGCTGGACGGACAAACACTGAAAGCAAAACAGCGTAATAAGGCCAGCTTCTGCGTGATGCAGGATGTGAACCATCAGCTTTTTTCAGACAGCGTATGGAACGAATGTGAACTGGCGCAGCCGGATTGTCCGCCGGAGCGGATTGAAGAAATTCTCAGGTCTTTTGATTTGCTGGATTTCAAAGACCGTCATCCGATGGCCCTGTCAGGAGGACAGAAACAGCGCCTTGCGGTGGCAACCGCTATTCTCTCCGACAAGGATGTGCTTGTCTTTGACGAGCCTACCAGTGGGCTGGACTATCATCGTATGCTGGAAGTAAGCGACATGATCCGCAAGTTGAATGATGAAAATAAAGTTATCATCATTGTTTCCCATGATTTTGAGTTTTTGGGCCGGACTTGTGATAAAATATTTAATATGGAGGGATGCTCCAAAGAAACACCCTGTGGGTGTAACTGGAGGGCGTGA
- a CDS encoding helix-turn-helix domain-containing protein, producing the protein MPELFQEMYYGPNVQNLVESDDCKVMRLSDNSGEGMMTLYHVFPGVFLMYNDFHMKECISGFQTDMDLLCIDHCREGRIEQEVGQNAFSYLEAGDLRVDRRIHHSGKVEFPLSHYHGISIGFQMEIAAKEIPASMKGFSVDLYELQKKYCSDRTPYVIPGEPAIEHIFSELYNVPVKIKKDYFKIKVLELLLYLDALELSGHTEERPYFYKGQIEKIKAIQALLTQDLTKNYTLEELSARFDIALTPMKNCFKSVYGSPIFTYMRNYRMNYAASLLKSDKSLKVAEIAGLVGYDSPSKFASAFHQTMGKTPLEYRKSII; encoded by the coding sequence ATGCCGGAATTATTCCAGGAAATGTACTACGGCCCGAATGTTCAAAACCTGGTCGAGTCCGATGATTGTAAGGTCATGCGTTTAAGTGATAACTCCGGTGAAGGCATGATGACGCTCTATCATGTCTTTCCCGGTGTATTTCTCATGTATAATGATTTCCACATGAAGGAGTGCATTTCGGGCTTCCAGACAGATATGGATCTGCTCTGTATTGACCACTGCCGGGAAGGGCGCATTGAACAGGAAGTCGGCCAGAATGCCTTTAGCTATTTGGAGGCTGGCGATCTTCGGGTGGATCGCCGCATCCATCATTCCGGCAAGGTGGAATTTCCACTTTCTCACTACCACGGCATTTCCATTGGCTTTCAGATGGAGATTGCGGCAAAAGAAATCCCGGCCTCTATGAAAGGCTTTTCTGTGGATCTTTATGAATTGCAGAAAAAGTATTGCAGTGACCGTACACCCTATGTCATTCCAGGAGAACCGGCCATTGAGCATATTTTTTCCGAACTCTACAATGTGCCGGTCAAAATCAAAAAGGACTATTTCAAGATTAAGGTGTTGGAGCTGCTGCTGTATCTGGACGCGCTGGAACTTTCAGGCCATACAGAAGAACGCCCCTATTTTTATAAAGGCCAGATTGAAAAAATCAAAGCGATCCAGGCACTTCTGACGCAGGATTTGACAAAAAACTATACTTTGGAAGAACTCTCCGCGCGGTTTGATATTGCCCTGACCCCTATGAAAAACTGTTTCAAATCGGTATATGGCAGCCCGATTTTTACATACATGAGAAACTATCGCATGAACTATGCTGCCTCTTTACTGAAATCAGATAAGTCGTTGAAAGTGGCTGAGATTGCGGGACTTGTGGGATATGACAGTCCCAGCAAATTTGCGTCCGCATTTCATCAGACAATGGGGAAAACGCCGCTGGAATATCGAAAATCAATTATCTGA
- a CDS encoding ABC transporter ATP-binding protein produces the protein MKQQKEHWVKTLFSFAGPCKGKMTLSVLCAILSVVGGFVPFWAVYEILLLFINRTATLNNIMLWCLVGVGGYLIRVICFGISTILAHISAYTILEGIRLKIANRLMRAPLGEVMGRRIGYLKNIIMDKVEDLEPPLAHMIPELTSNLLLPIAIFIWMLAIDWRLGLAVLIAPVLAMIPMFFLMRNYNSQYAAYMEANNHVNNVIIEYVEGIEVVKAFNQSTSSYEKFVGAVKSFKDFTLAWFKSTWKTMNLMMAIMPTTLLGVLPIGLLLAQSGSITPAELAMGIILSLSIVGPLMKATTFINEAKSMEYAVEAANELLNLPVLPDSGKIVPIRHTDIVLQNVSFSYDGTGQNEVLHDISLKMPQGSFTALVGPSGGGKSTVARLIARFWDVTGGSISIGGTNIKELSIRQLSELVSFVTQDNFLFNCSLKENIRLGNPNATDEEVYAAAKAACCDDFIVRLEKGYDTPAGDAGKRLSGGEKQRIAIARAILKNAPIVILDEATAFTDPQNEDKIQKSIMALSKGKTLLVIAHRLSTIQNADQIVVLKKGQIVDCGKQEELLERCPLYTDMWQAHIGAKNWSVGEKKEVGVNV, from the coding sequence ATGAAGCAGCAAAAAGAGCATTGGGTCAAAACACTTTTCTCTTTTGCAGGTCCCTGCAAGGGGAAAATGACCCTCTCGGTTTTGTGTGCCATTTTAAGTGTTGTCGGAGGCTTTGTTCCGTTTTGGGCGGTGTATGAAATCCTGCTCCTGTTCATTAACCGGACCGCTACTTTGAACAACATTATGCTCTGGTGTTTGGTGGGCGTGGGCGGATACCTGATCCGCGTCATCTGCTTTGGCATTTCCACAATTTTGGCACATATCTCCGCTTACACGATACTGGAAGGCATCCGCCTGAAAATTGCAAACCGTCTGATGAGGGCGCCTCTTGGCGAAGTAATGGGACGAAGGATTGGGTATTTGAAGAATATTATCATGGACAAGGTGGAGGATTTGGAGCCGCCTCTGGCCCACATGATCCCGGAGCTGACATCGAACCTGCTCCTTCCGATTGCCATTTTTATCTGGATGCTGGCGATTGACTGGCGTTTGGGCCTTGCAGTCCTGATTGCCCCGGTTCTGGCCATGATCCCCATGTTCTTTCTCATGCGGAACTATAACAGCCAGTACGCAGCTTATATGGAGGCAAACAATCATGTAAACAATGTCATTATTGAGTATGTGGAAGGCATTGAGGTTGTTAAGGCGTTCAATCAAAGCACCAGTTCCTATGAAAAGTTTGTAGGAGCGGTAAAGTCCTTTAAGGATTTTACTCTGGCATGGTTCAAGAGTACCTGGAAAACAATGAACCTGATGATGGCGATTATGCCCACCACCCTGTTGGGGGTACTTCCCATCGGTTTGCTGCTGGCGCAGAGTGGAAGTATCACGCCTGCTGAATTGGCGATGGGAATTATTCTTTCGCTGAGTATTGTCGGCCCGCTGATGAAAGCTACTACTTTTATCAACGAGGCAAAGTCAATGGAGTATGCAGTAGAAGCCGCAAATGAACTTCTGAACCTGCCTGTATTGCCGGACTCTGGAAAGATTGTTCCGATCAGGCACACAGATATTGTTTTACAGAATGTGTCTTTCTCCTATGATGGCACCGGGCAAAACGAAGTGCTGCATGACATCAGCCTGAAAATGCCGCAGGGAAGTTTTACAGCCCTGGTTGGGCCATCCGGCGGGGGCAAGTCCACCGTTGCCCGACTGATTGCTCGATTTTGGGATGTGACCGGCGGCAGTATCTCCATAGGCGGTACGAATATCAAGGAACTTTCCATCCGGCAGCTTTCCGAATTGGTCAGTTTCGTGACACAGGACAATTTCCTGTTCAACTGCTCTCTCAAAGAGAACATCCGCCTGGGTAATCCAAATGCTACGGATGAGGAAGTATATGCCGCCGCAAAAGCGGCCTGCTGTGATGATTTCATTGTCCGGCTGGAAAAAGGATATGATACCCCGGCCGGTGACGCTGGCAAGCGGCTCTCCGGCGGAGAAAAGCAACGAATTGCCATTGCGAGAGCAATCCTGAAAAATGCGCCTATTGTGATTTTGGACGAGGCAACTGCCTTCACTGACCCGCAGAACGAAGATAAAATCCAGAAATCCATCATGGCCCTTTCCAAAGGAAAGACCCTGCTGGTGATCGCACATCGTCTGTCTACCATTCAAAACGCAGATCAGATTGTCGTTCTGAAGAAAGGGCAGATTGTTGACTGCGGAAAGCAGGAGGAACTTTTGGAACGCTGCCCGCTTTATACAGATATGTGGCAGGCGCATATTGGCGCAAAGAACTGGTCTGTGGGCGAGAAAAAGGAGGTGGGTGTCAATGTTTAA
- a CDS encoding ABC transporter ATP-binding protein gives MFKSMKRIIRWAGKYKGRLYLGSVCSFFSSLSTAIPTMVAAFALDKAIQAYWTNTAIDTVLIWQMLGIIIGSIALNFLLSYLRAVLQESIGYEVAAGQRIHLGDVLKRVPLGYFSQNSVGDILAGVTTELSTLELQGMKMVDVIINGYAKFIAIVLCLIFFSPVAAVISIVGVALSALALQGISRHSEKTAATTHKAMEDMSGAAIEYIRGLSIVKSFGQEGASIENFRNASKDLKDIHIKVEKGFTPFNCLHLFALKLASMGIVFICAWQALQGQMSIAFFLMFVLFSFVMFGSVENINDAAHMLGVVDSAMNKLEALENVNYIDQDGTDIKPATYDIEFRDVSFGYDSRIVLHDLNFKIPQNSTTAIVGPSGSGKSTLCNLIARFYDVNSGMITIGGTDIRRFTCDSLLKNISMVFQNVYLFRDTIKNNIKFGSPDATDEQIVAAAKAARCHDFIMALPDGYDTVIGEGGSSLSGGEKQRISIARAMLKDAPIVILDEATASIDPENEHLIQEAISALTHGKTIITIAHRLATIENADQILVIDGGTVAQRGTHRELLQQEGTYKKFIQIREQAEGWRIE, from the coding sequence ATGTTTAAGTCAATGAAACGCATTATCCGATGGGCTGGTAAATATAAAGGCCGCCTCTATCTTGGCTCTGTGTGTTCCTTTTTCAGCAGTTTGTCTACTGCCATTCCTACAATGGTAGCCGCATTCGCACTGGATAAAGCGATCCAGGCATACTGGACGAATACTGCGATTGATACTGTTTTAATCTGGCAAATGCTGGGGATCATTATTGGCTCGATTGCACTGAACTTCCTGCTTTCTTATCTCCGGGCAGTATTGCAGGAAAGCATTGGATATGAAGTGGCCGCCGGACAGCGCATTCATTTGGGCGATGTACTGAAACGGGTTCCCCTTGGATACTTTTCGCAGAACAGTGTCGGTGACATTCTGGCAGGTGTTACCACGGAATTGTCTACTTTGGAATTACAGGGCATGAAAATGGTGGATGTCATCATCAATGGATACGCAAAGTTTATTGCCATCGTTTTATGTCTGATCTTCTTCAGCCCCGTTGCTGCGGTTATTTCCATTGTCGGCGTTGCTCTTTCGGCGCTGGCTTTGCAAGGGATCAGCAGACACAGTGAAAAAACCGCTGCAACAACCCATAAAGCAATGGAAGATATGTCCGGCGCAGCGATTGAATACATCCGGGGACTTTCCATTGTGAAGTCTTTTGGACAGGAAGGAGCCTCTATTGAGAACTTTCGTAATGCCAGTAAAGACCTGAAAGATATTCATATCAAGGTGGAAAAAGGCTTTACCCCCTTTAACTGTCTGCATTTGTTTGCCTTAAAACTGGCTTCGATGGGAATTGTCTTTATTTGTGCATGGCAGGCGTTGCAGGGACAAATGAGTATAGCATTCTTCCTGATGTTTGTTCTGTTCTCTTTTGTGATGTTTGGCAGCGTGGAGAATATCAATGACGCAGCCCATATGCTTGGAGTTGTGGACTCTGCTATGAATAAGCTGGAAGCATTGGAGAATGTAAACTATATCGACCAGGATGGCACCGACATAAAACCGGCAACCTATGATATTGAGTTTAGGGATGTTTCTTTCGGATATGACAGCCGGATTGTTCTGCATGACCTGAACTTCAAAATTCCGCAGAATAGTACAACGGCCATCGTGGGGCCATCTGGCAGTGGAAAATCTACGCTGTGTAACCTGATTGCCCGTTTTTACGATGTTAACAGCGGAATGATTACCATTGGTGGAACGGATATTCGCAGATTTACCTGCGATAGTCTGCTCAAAAATATCAGTATGGTTTTTCAGAATGTCTATTTGTTCCGGGATACCATCAAGAATAACATTAAATTCGGCAGCCCGGACGCTACGGATGAGCAGATTGTCGCCGCCGCAAAAGCCGCCCGCTGTCATGACTTCATAATGGCTTTGCCAGACGGATATGACACGGTGATTGGTGAAGGGGGTTCTTCTCTTTCCGGCGGTGAAAAGCAAAGAATTTCTATCGCCAGGGCAATGCTCAAGGATGCTCCCATTGTTATCTTGGATGAGGCAACAGCAAGCATTGACCCTGAGAATGAGCATTTGATCCAGGAAGCTATTTCTGCCCTGACACATGGCAAGACCATTATTACGATTGCCCATCGCCTGGCTACGATTGAAAACGCCGACCAAATCCTTGTGATTGATGGCGGGACGGTGGCCCAGAGAGGTACACATAGGGAACTGCTGCAACAGGAAGGGACTTATAAAAAGTTCATCCAAATCCGTGAACAAGCCGAAGGCTGGCGGATAGAGTAA
- a CDS encoding metal-dependent transcriptional regulator, with translation MKLHASGEDYLETILVLQKKLGMVRSVDVARHMEVSKPSVCHAVATLRDGGFLTMDEDHFLHLTDVGREVAEKIYERHCFFTEQLIAAGVDPKTAEADACRIEHIISDESFSRLKEAAEQEQD, from the coding sequence ATGAAACTTCATGCGTCCGGGGAGGACTACCTGGAAACCATCCTTGTTCTCCAAAAGAAACTCGGTATGGTACGCTCCGTAGATGTGGCCCGGCACATGGAGGTGTCAAAGCCCAGCGTGTGCCATGCAGTGGCTACCTTGCGGGACGGCGGCTTTCTCACGATGGACGAAGATCACTTTCTCCATCTGACCGATGTGGGCCGCGAGGTTGCCGAAAAAATCTATGAGAGACATTGTTTCTTTACCGAGCAGCTTATTGCCGCAGGTGTTGACCCCAAAACTGCGGAGGCCGACGCCTGCCGGATTGAACACATCATCAGTGATGAGAGCTTTTCACGGCTGAAAGAGGCAGCCGAACAAGAACAGGACTAA
- a CDS encoding RNA polymerase sigma factor, with amino-acid sequence MQKINLRELYPDVYKTDVFVDVAEEVLAAIQGQEQGDAAYERRKFRHKAHYSLNREDGIENDALNRPLTPEEILEQKQLREEVYAALMKLPAIQARRIYARFYLGMTVAEIAQIEGTDRRRVWASIRRGLKKLARLLDTAR; translated from the coding sequence ATGCAGAAGATCAATCTTCGGGAGCTGTATCCCGATGTGTATAAAACCGATGTCTTTGTGGATGTGGCCGAGGAAGTGCTGGCCGCGATCCAGGGACAGGAGCAGGGCGATGCGGCCTATGAGCGTCGGAAGTTCCGGCACAAGGCCCATTACTCTCTGAACCGGGAGGATGGCATTGAAAACGATGCCCTCAACCGGCCGCTCACCCCGGAGGAAATTCTGGAGCAGAAGCAACTGCGGGAAGAAGTGTATGCTGCGCTGATGAAGCTGCCCGCCATCCAGGCCCGGCGTATCTACGCCCGGTTCTACCTGGGCATGACGGTGGCCGAGATCGCCCAGATCGAGGGCACCGACCGCCGCCGCGTGTGGGCGAGCATCCGTCGCGGGCTGAAGAAGCTGGCGCGCCTGCTGGACACAGCCCGATAA
- a CDS encoding helix-turn-helix domain-containing protein produces the protein MEMLKELGRRIQKARKVKKLTQQELADLSHVSLKHVQSCERGEKNPSFEVLRAFGKVLNLSLDSLMNLDLPEDEQSANDMRQLYLSCPPAARKALLNSARALADELKEMTQADECDQDKKAEEK, from the coding sequence ATGGAGATGTTAAAAGAACTGGGACGGCGAATTCAAAAAGCCCGTAAGGTGAAAAAACTTACACAACAGGAACTCGCTGATTTGAGCCATGTTTCGCTGAAGCACGTTCAAAGTTGTGAAAGAGGGGAAAAGAACCCTTCTTTTGAGGTTCTGCGTGCTTTTGGTAAAGTTTTGAATTTGTCCTTGGACTCCCTGATGAATCTTGATCTGCCCGAAGATGAACAATCCGCCAACGATATGCGGCAGCTCTACCTTTCGTGCCCTCCGGCGGCCAGAAAGGCGCTGTTAAACTCGGCCCGTGCGCTGGCTGATGAACTAAAAGAGATGACGCAGGCAGACGAATGTGACCAAGATAAAAAAGCAGAGGAGAAATAA
- a CDS encoding DUF6870 family protein, translated as MSQLMQTCSPATTDELVDIREVAVDKALPKEERIAAFLHQIKNPYRFRCGDFVVNAAFANNGVTLEECLQGILR; from the coding sequence ATGAGCCAGTTGATGCAAACTTGTTCACCAGCTACAACCGATGAATTGGTTGACATCCGTGAAGTTGCGGTAGATAAGGCACTACCCAAAGAGGAACGGATTGCAGCCTTTCTTCACCAAATCAAAAATCCATATCGTTTCCGCTGCGGCGATTTTGTGGTAAACGCTGCTTTTGCCAACAACGGGGTCACATTGGAGGAATGCCTGCAAGGGATTTTGAGATGA
- a CDS encoding recombinase family protein gives MPKYQATSYIRLSYTDDRSSESDSVTNQRKLIENFIERNPDIEIISEKIDDGYSGIIFDRPAFKEMMQDITDGKINCVIVKDLSRLGREYIETGRYLRRVFPAYGVRFIAITDNIDTAHENSGDDLTVSVKNIMNEAYCRDISIKTRTSLDIKRRNGDFVGAFPVYGYMKSEEDKNLLVPDPYAARVVQDIFRMRLDGTSALRIATTLNEMGVLSPLAYKKNNGFPYAKHGYTDKEDCKWSATTVIRILQDETYTGTLVQGKQGTPHYKIKQMEQRPSSEWIRVPDAHEALIPKQDFELVQRIRRLDTRTSPKKDTVYLFSGILICGCCGARMTRKTNRVKGKEYHYYYCPTGKKHGCANPVMLKESDLVECVKDSLKGYIDNVTCLQAILDGIDQSSINQALANEYASHIAANERQLAQALEFKARLYENLVTGTINKEEYTDYKAKYTRAAENAKEAIRTLKDKLSDVLENRSERNRWISHFTQFSTMETLDRKAVVHMIQSIKVIGKKELEITFTYQDEYQKAIQLIQLAEQTSQRKVG, from the coding sequence ATGCCAAAATATCAGGCAACCTCTTACATTCGTCTGTCTTACACAGATGACCGCTCCAGCGAGAGCGACAGCGTTACCAATCAGCGAAAGCTGATTGAGAATTTTATTGAACGGAACCCGGACATTGAAATCATATCCGAAAAAATCGACGATGGTTACAGCGGTATCATTTTTGACCGTCCGGCGTTTAAGGAAATGATGCAGGATATTACCGATGGCAAGATCAACTGCGTCATAGTCAAAGACCTTTCCCGCCTGGGGCGGGAATACATCGAAACCGGGCGCTACCTGCGGCGGGTGTTTCCCGCTTATGGAGTCCGTTTTATTGCGATTACGGACAACATCGACACCGCCCATGAAAACAGCGGGGACGACTTGACCGTATCCGTCAAGAACATTATGAACGAAGCCTACTGCCGGGACATTTCCATCAAAACCCGTACCTCTTTGGATATAAAGCGGCGGAACGGAGATTTTGTTGGGGCTTTCCCTGTTTACGGCTATATGAAGTCAGAGGAAGACAAAAACCTGCTTGTACCAGACCCGTATGCGGCCCGTGTTGTCCAGGACATTTTCCGTATGCGCCTGGATGGGACAAGCGCACTGCGGATCGCCACTACCTTAAATGAGATGGGCGTCCTGTCGCCACTGGCCTATAAGAAAAACAACGGTTTCCCTTATGCCAAACATGGATACACAGACAAAGAGGACTGTAAATGGTCTGCTACGACGGTTATCCGCATTTTGCAGGACGAAACCTATACTGGCACGCTGGTACAGGGAAAACAGGGTACGCCGCACTATAAAATCAAGCAGATGGAGCAGCGGCCATCCTCTGAATGGATTCGCGTTCCTGACGCTCATGAGGCGCTGATCCCCAAGCAGGATTTCGAGCTTGTTCAGCGTATCCGCAGACTGGATACCCGCACGTCACCAAAGAAAGACACTGTGTATTTGTTCTCCGGCATCTTAATCTGCGGCTGCTGCGGGGCGCGCATGACGCGGAAAACGAACCGGGTCAAGGGCAAGGAATACCACTATTATTACTGCCCCACCGGGAAAAAGCATGGCTGTGCCAATCCTGTGATGCTCAAGGAGAGCGATCTGGTGGAGTGTGTCAAAGACAGCCTGAAGGGGTACATAGACAATGTGACCTGCCTGCAAGCCATTCTGGACGGCATCGACCAGAGCAGCATCAACCAGGCGCTGGCGAATGAATACGCTTCCCACATCGCAGCCAATGAGCGGCAGTTGGCGCAGGCGTTGGAGTTTAAGGCCCGCCTTTACGAAAACCTGGTTACCGGCACAATCAACAAAGAAGAATACACCGATTATAAAGCCAAATACACAAGGGCTGCGGAAAATGCGAAAGAAGCGATCCGCACTCTGAAAGATAAGCTGTCCGATGTGTTGGAAAACCGAAGTGAGCGAAACCGTTGGATTTCTCATTTCACGCAGTTTTCCACGATGGAGACCCTGGACCGCAAAGCTGTGGTCCACATGATACAGAGTATCAAGGTGATTGGGAAAAAGGAACTGGAGATCACCTTCACATATCAGGATGAATATCAGAAAGCCATTCAGCTGATTCAGCTGGCGGAGCAGACAAGCCAAAGAAAGGTGGGATGA